A stretch of DNA from Paenibacillus sp. FSL W8-0186:
ATTTTGCGATGTTTTTCGGCACGCTCTCGTTCGCTCTTATTCAAAATTTTCTTCCGCAAGCGAATGTTTTTGGGAGTAATCTCGCAATATTCGTCGTCGTTGAGGTATTCCAGCGCCTGCTCCAGGGAGAAAATCCGTGGCGTCTTCATCTTCACCGTTTCTTCTTTCGTCGCCGAACGAACGTTAGTCAGCTGCTTCTCTTTGCAAATATTCACGACGATATCATTGTCGCGGTTATGCTCTCCGACGATCATCCCTTCGTATATCTCCGAGCCGGGCTCGAGGAACAGCACGCCGCGATCTTCGATCGACAGAATGCCATAGGTGGTCGACACGCCATTTTCGCTGGAAACGAGAACGCCCTGATGACGTCCTCCGACTTGTCCGCCAACGAACGGTCCATAGCTGTCAAACGCATGGTTCATGATGCCGTAACCTCGGGTGAGCGTGAGGAAATGCGTACCGTAACCGATCAGGCCCCGGGCAGGAATGAGGAACTCCAGGCGAACCTGTCCGTTGCCGCTATTGATCATGTTGACCATTTCCGCTTTGCGCGAACCCAGACTTTCCATAACCGTTCCCATATGCTCCTCCGGTACATCGATAAGCAGGCGTTCGATCGGCTCCATCTTAACTCCGTCGATTTCCTTCACGATCACTTCCGGCTTGGATACCTGAAGCTCATATCCCTCGCGGCGCATATTCTCTATCAGTATGCCGAGATGCAATTCTCCCCGTCCCGACACGATAAAGGCATCCGGGCTATCCGTCTCATCTACCCGGAGGGATACATCGGTCTCAAGTTCCTTCATCAGACGCTCCCGCAGCTTGCGGGAAGTAACCCATTTTCCTTCGCGGCCCGCAAACGGGCTATTGTTGACAAGGAAGGTCATCTGCAGAGTCGGCTCGTCGATTTTGAGCACCGGCAAGGCTTCCGGATGATTCGGGTCAGCGATCGTCTCGCCGATGTTGATATCTTTAATACCGGCAATCGCTACGATATCGCCTGCTCCGGCTTCATCGATTTCGACGCGGTTAAGGCCCTTGAAGCCGAACAGCTTCTCGATCCGGGCGGATTTTTTGCCGCCTTCGCGCGTCATGACCGCAACCGGCTGGCCTTGACGGATGACCCCGCGGTTAACCCGGCCAATCGCGATACGTCCTAAATATTCGTTATAATCCATCAGCGTTACAAGGAATTGCAGCGGCTCTTCCACGTTCTCCGTCGGCGCCGGAATATGATCGATAATCGTATCATACAGCGCCTGCATATTGCTGTCCTGCTTCTCCGGATCCAAGCTGGAGGTGCCGTTCAAAGCGGATGCATACACGACGGGGAATTCCAGCTGTTCGTCATTGGCCTCAAGCTCGATGAACAAATCAAGCACCTCGTCGATGACTTCCGATGGGCGAGCGGCCGGACGGTCGATCTTATTCACGACAACAATCGGGGTAAGCTGATGCTCCAGCGCT
This window harbors:
- the typA gene encoding translational GTPase TypA — translated: MHDRNNIRNIAIIAHVDHGKTTLVDKLLQQSGIYRDNETVQERVMDNNDLERERGITILAKNTAITYKDYLINIVDTPGHADFGGEVERIMKMVDGVLLVVDAYEGCMPQTKFVLSKALEHQLTPIVVVNKIDRPAARPSEVIDEVLDLFIELEANDEQLEFPVVYASALNGTSSLDPEKQDSNMQALYDTIIDHIPAPTENVEEPLQFLVTLMDYNEYLGRIAIGRVNRGVIRQGQPVAVMTREGGKKSARIEKLFGFKGLNRVEIDEAGAGDIVAIAGIKDINIGETIADPNHPEALPVLKIDEPTLQMTFLVNNSPFAGREGKWVTSRKLRERLMKELETDVSLRVDETDSPDAFIVSGRGELHLGILIENMRREGYELQVSKPEVIVKEIDGVKMEPIERLLIDVPEEHMGTVMESLGSRKAEMVNMINSGNGQVRLEFLIPARGLIGYGTHFLTLTRGYGIMNHAFDSYGPFVGGQVGGRHQGVLVSSENGVSTTYGILSIEDRGVLFLEPGSEIYEGMIVGEHNRDNDIVVNICKEKQLTNVRSATKEETVKMKTPRIFSLEQALEYLNDDEYCEITPKNIRLRKKILNKSERERAEKHRKMSEANL